One region of Camelus bactrianus isolate YW-2024 breed Bactrian camel chromosome 20, ASM4877302v1, whole genome shotgun sequence genomic DNA includes:
- the MDC1 gene encoding mediator of DNA damage checkpoint protein 1 isoform X6 yields MEDTQVVNWDVEEEEEVEERPSESLGCSLEPLGQLHIFSSSYGPEKDFPLYLGKNVVGRMPECSVSLPFSSISKQHAVIEILAWDKAPVLRDCGSLNGTQILRPPKVLGPGVSHRLRDREIILFADLACQYHRLDVLPPYVSRGPLIVEETPRVQRGTQPHRLLLAEDSEEDVDSPERRVVKEPRTFSLATVVPESDEEGPSPAPDGPGPPFAFHLNSDTDDKESQQPGSGEASCAAGRGPAAETEPLKPVTTEIQLEKDQCSPRERNQDTEVKPGARNGVVPVGVIVEMSQPAEEDSDTDVGNESWPPGQPAVVHSERAQPSGFIDSDTDEEEEGIPATPAVVPVKKRQIFHEVGTEHPRAPDEARLQDSPAGSDTDIEEREARLTGPLERSQGSMMIDSDTDDEEEVSAALTLARLRESQAVMWNRGSGTEADRAQPVVLLKPIQASAGRDSDTDVEEEGLPLEKIGTVPKGHTDKTHSEKSQPSLRGSDIEAEEDKSSPGVHLERSQASASVGVNPQVEEEVPPGSAVILLDKHQVPVAWTRQTDVEAEGGPAKLPVVHLEEAQPLPAGGCEPDVEEDTSLAASVVADVSKSQLPAERDAGTEWAAAVLEQDRALTAGAQDGSQVEPGLHSVSRENLADLVVDTGTPGELTQSQREGAQPPSEREREPHVDGTMNSGDNHDDSEDLDLQATQCFVERENPSLKAVPSMEDEPTQAFLFTLPQEPGPSRCSFQAAGALDEPWEVLATQPFCPRESEASVTQPIATHLEAHRSCPSPPGAALPEQHPESPLGMQGRGMQTVEKDMGTPRETAERVTPETGPLERETKELPSEGEREDAVGEEELTRGIQDREQKQVLSRDAQRQESDNKVKSASTERDRKSLKVEIETHKEIQEKEAEQQTLAREINEREAEKEGSEREHEAGGLEVKVLKVILERNPQRWEAEKGGQDQKGQASSLTPEPGVGLGDLQGLASAPVASGSQSGGGRGAPVSPRRQQRGQLNCKMPPAEKASRGDQESPEACLPPEVHEASAFLHSPLISQSQKPPAPQSLPSPSPPPLELPIPRTRQNEGQEALETPLSSELDPPYPNPKIRPQGSSPVSSLPCEPHSTTPTDQPVRAEPTSRVTRSRTQRSLEMTPVSVVPTAPELQPSTSTDQSVTLKPTLRATRGRTHRSSVKTSEPVVPITPELQASTPADQPVAPELTSAATRGRAHRTSVKTSDPVVPTAAEPQPSTSAEQLVTPKSTSRAGRGRTRCSSVKTSESVVPTTPEPQPSTPTDQPVIPELISRATRGRTHRFSVKTPEPVVPIALEPQPSAPTDQPVTPELTSRATRGRIHRSSVKTPEPVVPTASEPQPSTSTDQPVTPKPTSRASRGRTHRSSAKTPEPLVPTVPELQHSVPTDQPVAPEPTSGATQSRTCRSSVKTSEPVVPTTSEPQPSTSKDQCLTPEPPSQATRGRIHRSSVKTSQPVEPTAHDLEPPSLIDQPVTPKVIAQSGQSRTLRSSTVSAVPVSTTPEFQSPEPTEQPVPPKPIPQANCSRRPRATRKHGSLPAPTVHEPCTTPPEPNSRSSRNQRRGAGRAAESVSTIPEPTFAQLPEVPPHAPQIQKGEAAGRSGFTPEPQPKASQNRKRPLATSDSPPLQKRLQRGEVPQKTAFFTEEENTATRPGKEEDVVMPGAVKRKRGQAEEEPPGTQSRSLRQTKSNQEPTAPKVLFTGVVDARGQRAVLALGGSLASSVAEASHLVTDRIRRTVKFLCALGRGIPILSLDWLHQSRKAGCFLPPDEYVVTDPEQEKNFGFSLREALSRARERRLLEGYEIHVTPGVQPPPLQMGEIISCCGGTFLPSMPRSYKM; encoded by the exons ATGGAGGACACCCAGGTTGTTAACTGGGAtgttgaggaagaggaggaagtcgAAGAGAGACCCAGTGAATCTTTGGGGTGTAGCTTGGAGCCCCTAGGGCAACTGCATATCTTCAGTAGTTCCTACGGACCAGAAAAAG ATTTCCCACTATACCTTGGGAAGAACGTGGTAGGCCGAATGCCTGAATGCTCCGTGTCCCTGCCCTTTTCATCCATCTCCAAACAACATGCAGTGATTGAAATCTTGGCCTGGGACAAGGCACCGGTCCTTCGGGATTGTGGGAGCCTCAATGGTACTCAAATCCTAAGGCCTCCTAAGGTCCTGGGCCCCGGGGTGAGTCATCGTTTGAGGGACCGGGAGATTATTCTCTTTGCCGACTTGGCCTGCCAGTACCATCGTTTGGATGTCCTTCCACCTTATGTCTCCCGGGGCCCTCTAATTGTAGAGGAGACACCCAGGGTACAGAGAGGAACTCAACCCCACAGACTTCTGTTGGCTGAGGACTCTGAGGAGGATGTTG ATTCTCCTGAAAGGCGTGTGGTGAAAGAACCAAGGACCTTCTCTTTGGCAACAGTAGTTCCAGAGAG CGATGAAGAGGGGCCTTCCCCTGCCCCGGATGGCCCAGGGCCACCTTTTGCCTTCCATCTGAACAGTGACACAGATGACAAAGAAAGTCAACAACCAGGGTCAGGGGAGGCCTCCTGTGCTGCCGGAAGAGGGCCTGCTGCAGAGACAGAACCACTGAAACCTGTCACAACTGAAATCCAGCTTGAAAAGGATCAGTGTTCACCGAGGGAGAGGAACCAGGACACAGAGGTCAAGCCAGGTGCAAGGAATGGGGTGGTTCCAGTCGGGGTGATTGTGGAGATGAGCCAGCCTGCTGAGGAGGACAGTGACACAGATGTGGGCAATGAGAGCTGGCCTCCAGGACAGCCTGCTGTGGTCCATTCCGAAAGGGCCCAGCCTTCTGGCTTCATAGACAGTGATACtgatgaggaagaagaggggatCCCTGCCACCCCAGCCGTAGTTCCTGTGAAGAAGAGGCAAATCTTCCACGAAGTTGGTACAGAGCATCCCCGGGCACCTGACGAGGCACGTCTGCAGGACAGCCCGGCTGGTAGTGATACAGATATAGAGGAAAGGGAGGCCCGCCTGACGGGTCCTCTGGAGAGAAGCCAAGGCTCCATGATGATCGACAGCGACACAGATGATGAGGAAGAAGTCTCAGCGGCGCTGACTCTGGCCCGTCTGAGAGAGAGCCAGGCTGTCATGTGGAACAGAGGTTCGGGCACAGAAGCAGACAGGGCCCAGCCTGTGGTCCTTTTGAAGCCAATCCAAGCCTCTGCAGGGAGAGACAGTGACACAGACGTGGAGGAAGAGGGGCTCCCACTGGAAAAGATAGGAACTGTTCCCAAGGGTCACACAGACAAGACACATTCAGAAAAGAGCCAACCTTCTCTCAGGGGCAGTGACATAGAGGCAGAGGAAGATAAGAGCTCCCCTGGGGTCCATCTGGAGAGAAGCCAGGCCTCTGCTTCAGTGGGCGTCAACCCACAAGTGGAGGAAGAAGTCCCACCAGGGTCAGCGGTTATACTTCTGGACAAGCATCAGGTACCTGTGGCGTGGACACGTCAAACAGATGTGGAAGCAGAAGGAGGCCCAGCAAAGCTGCCGGTGGTGCATCTAGAGGAAGCCCAGCCCCTTCCAGCTGGAGGCTGTGAACCAGATGTGGAGGAAGATACCTCCTTAGCAGCCTCCGTGGTGGCAGATGTAAGCAAGAGCCAGCTGCCGGCAGAAAGGGATGCTGGGACAGAGTGGGCTGCAGCCGTTCTTGAACAGGACAGAGCTCTTACAGCTGGGGCCCAGGATGGGTCACAAGTGGAGCCAGGCCTTCACTCTGTCTCAAGGGAGAACCTAGCAGATCTGGTGGTGGACACAGGCACTCCAGGGGAACTCACCCAGTCACAAAGAGAGGGAGCCCAGCCCCCctcagaaagggagagagaaccaCATGTGGACGGGACCATGAACTCTGGAGACAACCATGATG ATTCTGAAGACCTGGACCTACAAGCTACCCAGTGCTTTGTGGAGAGAGAGAACCCGAGCCTGAAAG CAGTCCCCAGCATGGAGGATGAACCCACCCAGGCCTTCCTGTTTACTCTGCCCCAGGAGCCTGGCCCTTCCCGTTGCAGCTTCCAGGCCGCAG GTGCCCTGGATGAGCCATGGGAGGTCTTGGCTACACAGCCATTCTGTCCAAGAGAGTCTGAGGCTTCTGTGACCCAGCCCATTGCCACCCACCTTGAGGCCCATAGATCTTGTCCTTCTCCACCTGGGGCAGCACTGCCAGAGCAACATCCAGAGAGCCCACTGGGGATGCAGGGCAGAGGGATGCAGACTGTGGAGAAAGACATGGGTACACCAAGAGAAACAGCAGAGAGGGTGACCCCTGAGACAGGGCCATTGGAGAGGGAAACCAAGGAACTGCcatcagagggagagagggaagatgcAGTGGGAGAGGAAGAATTAACCAGGGGGATACAGGACAGAGAACAAAAACAGGTGTTATCTAGAGATGCTCAGAGACAAGAGTCTGAcaacaaagtgaaaagtgcaAGTACCGAAAGGGATAGGAAGAGTTTGAAGGTAGAAATTGAGACACACAAGGAAATAcaagagaaagaggcagagcagCAAACTCTtgcaagagaaataaatgaaagagaagcagagaaagaagggTCAGAGAGAGAACATGAGGCAGGTGGGTTAGAAGTAAAGGTACTCAAAGtgatactggagagaaacccacAAAGATGGGAGGCAGAGAAGGGGGGCCAGGACCAGAAAGGCCAGGCCTCCAGTCTGACACCAGAACCTGGAGTGGGGTTGGGAGACCTTCAGGGACTTGCTTCAGCACCAGTAGCTTCTGGGAGCCAGTcaggtggaggaaggggagccCCAGTGAgccccaggaggcagcagagaG GCCAGTTGAACTGCAAGATGCCACCTGCTGAGAAAGCTTCCAGG GGTGATCAGGAGTCCCCAGAAGCTTGTTTGCCTCCTGAAGTGCATGAAGCCTCAGCCTTTCTCCACAGCCCCCTCATCTCTCAGAGCCAAAAGCCTCCTGCACCTcagtctctcccttctccctctcctcctcctttagAACTGCCCATTCCCAGGACCAGGCAGAATGAGGGTCAGGAAGCACTAGAGACTCCCCTTTCCTCAGAGCTGGACCCTCCCTACCCAAACCCCAAAATCAGGCCCCAGGGGTCCTCTCCAGTTTCTTCTCTACCCTGTGAGCCCCATTCTACCACTCCCACAGACCAGCCTGTCAGGGCTGAGCCCACATCTAGGGTCACTCGGAGCAGGACACAGAGGTCCTTGGAAATGACCCCTGTATCAGTTGTCCCCACAGCCCCTGAACTCCAGCCTTCCACCTCCACAGACCAGTCTGTCACCCTTAAGCCCACACTTCGGGCCACTCGGGGCAGGACACATAGGTCCTCTGTCAAGACTTCCGAACCAGTTGTCCCCATAACCCCTGAACTCCAGGCTTCCACCCCCGCAGACCAACCTGTTGCCCCTGAGCTCACATCTGCGGCCACTCGGGGCAGGGCACACAGGACTTCTGTCAAGACCTCTGACCCAGTTGTCCCCACAGCCGCTGAGCCCCAGCCTTCTACTTCCGCAGAACAGCTTGTCACCCCCAAATCCACATCTCGGGCCGGTCGAGGCAGGACACGTTGTTCTTCTGTCAAGACTTCTGAATCAGTTGTTCCCACAACACCTGAACCTCAGCCTTCCACCCCCACAGACCAGCCTGTCATCCCTGAGCTCATATCTAGGGCTACTCGGGGCAGGACACATAGGTTCTCTGTCAAAACCCCTGAACCAGTTGTCCCCATAGCCCTCGAGCCCCAGCCTTCTGCCCCCACAGACCAGCCTGTTACCCCTGAGCTCACATCTAGGGCTACTCGGGGCAGGATACACAGGTCTTCTGTCAAAACCCCTGAACCAGTTGTCCCCACAGCTTCTGAGCCCCAGCCTTCCACTTCCACAGACCAGCCTGTCACCCCCAAACCCACATCTCGAGCCAGTCGAGGCAGGACACACAGGTCTTCTGCCAAGACTCCTGAACCACTTGTCCCCACAGTCCCTGAGCTCCAGCATTCTGTCCCCACAGACCAGCCTGTTGCCCCTGAGCCCACATCTGGGGCCACTCAGAGCAGGACATGTAGGTCTTCTGTCAAGACCTCTGAACCAGTTGTTCCCACAACCTCTGAGCCCCAGCCTTCCACCTCTAAAGACCAGTGTCTCACCCCCGAGCCTCCATCTCAGGCCACTCGGGGCAGGATACATAGGTCCTCTGTCAAGACATCCCAACCAGTTGAACCCACAGCCCATGACCTCGAACCTCCCTCCCTCATAGACCAGCCTGTCACCCCCAAGGTAATAGCTCAGAGTGGTCAGAGCAGGACACTAAGGTCTTCTACAGTAAGTGCTGTGCCAGTTTCTACCACCCCTGAATTCCAGTCTCCTGAACCCACAGAACAGCCCGTTCCCCCTAAGCCTATCCCTCAAGCCAATTGCAGCAGGAGGCCAAGGGCCACCAGGAAGCATGGGTCTCTCCCAGCTCCCACTGTTCATGAGCCCTGCACTACACCCCCTGAACCTAACTCCCGGTCCTCGAGGAACCAAAGACGAGGAGCAGGGAGAGCAGCTGAGTCCGTTAGCACCATTCCTGAGCCTACCTTTGCCCAGCTTCCTGAGGTGCCCCCTCATGCTCCCCAGATCCAAAAGGGGGAGGCAGCAGGTAGATCTGGCTTCACCCCAGAGCCTCAGCCTAAGGCCTCTCAAAACCGCAAGAGGCCTTTAGCTACTTCAGATTCACCCCCACTTCAAAAACGGCTCCAAAGGGGAGAAGTGCCCCAGAAAACGGCATtcttcacagaagaagaaaatacTGCAACAAGGCCGGGCAAGGAAGAG GATGTAGTGATGCCAGGAGCAGTCAAGAGAAAGAGAGGCCAGGCGGAGGAGGAGCCCCCAGGAACACAGAGCCGCAGCCTCCGACAGACCAAATCTAACCAAGAGCCCACAGCCCCCAAA
- the TUBB gene encoding tubulin beta chain isoform X2 gives MREIVHIQAGQCGNQIGAKFWEVISDEHGIDPTGTYHGDSDLQLDRISVYYNEATGGKYVPRAILVDLEPGTMDSVRSGPFGQIFRPDNFVFGQSGAGNNWAKGHYTEGAELVDSVLDVVRKEAESCDCLQGFQLTHSLGGGTGSGMGTLLISKIREEYPDRIMNTFSVVPSPKVSDTVVEPYNATLSVHQLVENTDETYCIDNEALYDICFRTLKLTTPTYGDLNHLVSATMSGVTTCLRFPGQLNADLRKLAVNMVPFPRLHFFMPGFAPLTSRGSQQYRALTVPELTQQVFDAKNMMAACDPRHGRYLTVAAVFRGRMSMKEVDEQMLNVQNKNSSYFVEWIPNNVKTAVCDIPPRGLKMAVTFIGNSTAIQELFKRISEQFTAMFRRKAFLHWYTGEGMDEMEFTEAESNMNDLVSEYQQYQDATAEEEEDFGEEAEEEA, from the exons ATGAGGGAAATCGTGCACATCCAGGCTGGTCAGTGTGGCAACCAGATCGGTGCCAAG TTCTGGGAGGTGATCAGTGATGAACATGGCATCGACCCCACCGGCACCTATCATGGGGATAGCGACCTGCAGCTGGACCGCATCTCTGTGTACTACAATGAAGCCACAG GTGGCAAATATGTTCCTCGCGCTATCTTGGTGGATCTAGAACCCGGGACCATGGACTCTGTTCGCTCAGGTCCTTTTGGTCAGATCTTCAGACCAGACAACTTTGTTTTTG GTCAGTCTGGTGCAGGCAACAACTGGGCCAAGGGCCACTACACAGAGGGGGCCGAGCTGGTTGACTCGGTCTTGGATGTGGTCCGGAAGGAGGCTGAGAGCTGTGACTGCCTGCAGGGCTTCCAGCTGACCCACTCGCTGGGCGGGGGCACAGGCTCTGGGATGGGTACCTTGCTTATCAGCAAGATCCGTGAAGAGTATCCTGACCGCATCATGAACACCTTCAGTGTGGTACCCTCACCCAAGGTGTCCGACACTGTGGTGGAGCCCTACAATGCCACCCTCTCCGTCCATCAGTTGGTGGAGAACACCGACGAGACCTACTGCATCGACAACGAGGCCCTTTACGACATCTGCTTCCGCACCCTCAAGCTGACCACGCCAACCTACGGGGACCTGAACCACCTCGTCTCAGCCACTATGAGCGGTGTCACCACCTGCCTTCGCTTCCCTGGTCAGCTCAATGCTGACCTCCGCAAGCTGGCAGTCAACATGGTGCCCTTCCCACGTCTCCACTTCTTCATGCCCGGCTTTGCCCCTCTCACCAGCCGTGGCAGCCAGCAGTATCGGGCCCTCACTGTGCCCGAACTCACCCAGCAGGTCTTCGATGCCAAGAATATGATGGCTGCCTGTGACCCCCGCCATGGCCGGTACCTCACCGTGGCTGCTGTCTTCCGTGGGCGGATGTCCATGAAGGAGGTGGATGAGCAGATGCTTAACGTGCAGAACAAGAATAGTAGCTACTTCGTGGAATGGATCCCCAACAATGTCAAGACAGCCGTCTGCGACATCCCACCCCGTGGCCTCAAGATGGCAGTCACCTTCATCGGAAACAGCACAGCCATCCAGGAGCTGTTCAAGCGCATCTCGGAGCAGTTCACTGCCATGTTCCGCCGGAAGGCCTTCCTCCACTGGTACACAGGTGAGGGCATGGACGAGATGGAGTTCACCGAGGCTGAGAGCAACATGAATGACCTCGTCTCCGAGTACCAGCAGTACCAGGATGCCAccgcagaagaggaggaggatttCGGTGAGGAAGCCGAAGAGGAGGCCTAA
- the TUBB gene encoding tubulin beta chain isoform X1, which yields MDSVRSGPFGQIFRPDNFVFGQSGAGNNWAKGHYTEGAELVDSVLDVVRKEAESCDCLQGFQLTHSLGGGTGSGMGTLLISKIREEYPDRIMNTFSVVPSPKVSDTVVEPYNATLSVHQLVENTDETYCIDNEALYDICFRTLKLTTPTYGDLNHLVSATMSGVTTCLRFPGQLNADLRKLAVNMVPFPRLHFFMPGFAPLTSRGSQQYRALTVPELTQQVFDAKNMMAACDPRHGRYLTVAAVFRGRMSMKEVDEQMLNVQNKNSSYFVEWIPNNVKTAVCDIPPRGLKMAVTFIGNSTAIQELFKRISEQFTAMFRRKAFLHWYTGEGMDEMEFTEAESNMNDLVSEYQQYQDATAEEEEDFGEEAEEEA from the exons ATGGACTCTGTTCGCTCAGGTCCTTTTGGTCAGATCTTCAGACCAGACAACTTTGTTTTTG GTCAGTCTGGTGCAGGCAACAACTGGGCCAAGGGCCACTACACAGAGGGGGCCGAGCTGGTTGACTCGGTCTTGGATGTGGTCCGGAAGGAGGCTGAGAGCTGTGACTGCCTGCAGGGCTTCCAGCTGACCCACTCGCTGGGCGGGGGCACAGGCTCTGGGATGGGTACCTTGCTTATCAGCAAGATCCGTGAAGAGTATCCTGACCGCATCATGAACACCTTCAGTGTGGTACCCTCACCCAAGGTGTCCGACACTGTGGTGGAGCCCTACAATGCCACCCTCTCCGTCCATCAGTTGGTGGAGAACACCGACGAGACCTACTGCATCGACAACGAGGCCCTTTACGACATCTGCTTCCGCACCCTCAAGCTGACCACGCCAACCTACGGGGACCTGAACCACCTCGTCTCAGCCACTATGAGCGGTGTCACCACCTGCCTTCGCTTCCCTGGTCAGCTCAATGCTGACCTCCGCAAGCTGGCAGTCAACATGGTGCCCTTCCCACGTCTCCACTTCTTCATGCCCGGCTTTGCCCCTCTCACCAGCCGTGGCAGCCAGCAGTATCGGGCCCTCACTGTGCCCGAACTCACCCAGCAGGTCTTCGATGCCAAGAATATGATGGCTGCCTGTGACCCCCGCCATGGCCGGTACCTCACCGTGGCTGCTGTCTTCCGTGGGCGGATGTCCATGAAGGAGGTGGATGAGCAGATGCTTAACGTGCAGAACAAGAATAGTAGCTACTTCGTGGAATGGATCCCCAACAATGTCAAGACAGCCGTCTGCGACATCCCACCCCGTGGCCTCAAGATGGCAGTCACCTTCATCGGAAACAGCACAGCCATCCAGGAGCTGTTCAAGCGCATCTCGGAGCAGTTCACTGCCATGTTCCGCCGGAAGGCCTTCCTCCACTGGTACACAGGTGAGGGCATGGACGAGATGGAGTTCACCGAGGCTGAGAGCAACATGAATGACCTCGTCTCCGAGTACCAGCAGTACCAGGATGCCAccgcagaagaggaggaggatttCGGTGAGGAAGCCGAAGAGGAGGCCTAA